A DNA window from Mytilus edulis chromosome 14, xbMytEdul2.2, whole genome shotgun sequence contains the following coding sequences:
- the LOC139504242 gene encoding mucin-4-like, which translates to MRIENFASENSIVAINASTAKPSTAFNHIATNISTVGPTTLLNGFTINASTTVPTTTSSPGATNASTSITSTKSNSGTTNASTTVPTTTTNGGTTNASTTVPTTTTNGGTTNASTTVPTTSTNGGTTNASTTVPTTSTNGGTTNASTTVPTTTTNGGTTNASTTVPTTTTNGGTTNASTTVATTTTNGGTTNTSTTVPTTTTNGGTTNTSTTVPTTTTNGETTNASTSVPTTSTNGGTTNASTTVPTTTTNGGTTNASTTVPTTTTNGGTTNASTTVPTTTTNGGTTNASTTVPTTTTNGGSTNASTTVPTTSTNGGTTNASTTVPTTTTHGGTTYASTTVPTTSTNGGTTNTSTTLPTTTTSGGTTNASTEVPTTTTNGGTTNTSTTVPTTSTNGGTTNASTTVPTTTTNGGTTNASTTVPTTTTNGGTTNASTTVPTTTTNGGTTNASTTVPTTTTNGGTTNASTTLPTTTTNDGTTNTSTTAPTTTTNGGTTNTSTTVPTTTTNGGTTNASTTLPSTTTNGGTTNASTTVPTTTTNGGTTNTSTTLPTTSNNGGTTNTSTTVPTTTTNGGTTNASNTVPTTSTYVGTTNASTTVPTTTTNGGTTNASTTVPTTTTNGGTTNASTTVLKTSTNGGTTKATTTVPTTTTNDGTTNASTTVPTTTTNVGSTNTSNSLTSTTTNGGTTNASTTVPTTTTKGGTTNTSTTVPTTTTNSGTTNASTTVPTTTTNGGTTNTSTTVPTTTTNGGTTNASTTVPTTITNGGTTNASTTVPTTTTNGGTTNSLTTVPTTTTNSGTTNTSTTVPTTTTNGGTTNASATVPTTTTNGGTTNTSTTVPTTTTNGGTTSTYTTLPTTSTNVGTTNTSSTVPTTTTNGGTTNASTTVPTTTTNGGTTNASTTVPTTTTNDGTTNTSTTVPTTTTNDGTTNTSTTVPTTTTNDGTTNTSTTVPTTTTNGGTTNTSTTVPTTTTNGGTTNTSTTVPSTTTNDGTTNTSTTVPTTTTNDGTTNTSTTVPTTTTNGGTTNTSTTVPTTTTNGGTTNASTTVPTTTTYGGTTNASTTVPTTTTNGGTTNASTTVPTTTIKGGITNTSTTLPTTTTNGGTTNTSTTVPTTTTNGGTTNTSTTVPTTPTNGGTTNASTTVPSTTIKGFITNTSTTLPTTTTNGGNTNASTTVPTTPTNGGTTNASTTVPSTTIKGFITNTSTTLPTTTTNGGTTNTSTTVPTTSTNGGTTNASTTVPTMTTIAGSTNTSTSLPSTTTNGGTTNASTTVPTTSTNGGTTNASTTVPTTTNNGGTTNTSTTLPTTSTNGGTTNASTTVPTTTTNGGTTNTSTTVPTTTTNGGATNTSTTLPTTTTNGGTTNASTTVPTTTTNGGTNNASTTVPTTTTNGGTTNASTTVPTTTTNGGTTNASTTVPTTTAKGGITNTSTTLTTTTTNGGTTNTSTTVRTTSINGVTTNASTTVPTTTTNVESTNTSTSLPSTTTNGGTTNASTTVPTTSTNGGTTNASNTVLTTTIIGGTTNASTSVPRTTTNGGTTNASTTVPTTTNNGGTTNASTTVPTTTTNGGTTNTSTTAPTTTTNGGTTNTSTTLPTTTTNGGTTNTSTTVPTTTTNGGATNASTTVPTTTTNGGTTNTSTTIPTTSTNGETTNTSTSVPRTTTNGGTTNASTTVPTTTTNGGTTNTSTTVPTTSTNGGTTNASTIVPTTSTNGETTNTSTTVPTTSTNGGTTNASTTVPTTTINGGTTNTSTTVPTTSTNGGSTNASTTVPTTSTNGGNTNASTTVPTTTTNGGATNASTTVPTTTTNGGTTNTSTNITTTTTNSGTTNTSTTIPTTTTNGGTTNTSTTVPTTPTNGGTTNTSTTAPTTTTNGGTTNTSTTVPTTTTNDGTTNTSTTAPTTTTNGGTTNTSTTVPTTTTNDGTTNTSTTVPTATTNGGTTNTSTTVPTTTTNDGTTNTSTTVPTTTTNGGTTNTSTTVPTTTTNDGTTNTSTTAPTTTTNGGTTNTSTTVPTTTTNDGTTNTSTTVPTATTNGGTTNTSTTVPTTTTNDGTTNTSTTVPTMTTNGGTTNTSTTAPTTTTNGGTTNTSTTVPTTTTNDGTTNASTIVPTTLTNGGTTNASTTVPTTSTNGGTTNTSTTAPTTSTNGGTTNTSTTVPTTTTNDGTTNTSTTAPTTTTNGGTINTSTTVPTTTTNDGTTNTSTTVPTTTTNSGTTNTSTTVPTTPTDGGTTNTSTTVPTTTTNGGTTNTSTTVPTTTTNGGTTNTSTTVPTTTTNGGTTNTSTTVPTTTTNGGTTNTSTTVPTTTINGGTTNTSTTVPTTSTYDGTTNASTTVPTTSTNGGTTNTSTTAPTTSTNGGTTNASTTVPTTTTNGGTTNASTTVPTTSTNGGTTNTSTTAPTTTTNGGTTNASTTVPTTTTNGGTTNASTTVPTTSTNGGTTNTLTTVPTTTTNGGTTNASTTVPTTSTNGGTTNTLTTVPTTGTTNTSTTVPTTTTNDGTTNTSTTVPTTTTNDGTTNTSTTVPTTTTNGGTTNTSTTVPTTTTNSGTTNTSTTAPTTTTNGGTTNTSTTVPTTTTNGGTTNTSTTVPTTTINGGTTNTSTTVPTTSTYDGTTNASTTVPTTSTNGGTTNTSTTAPTTSTNGGTTNASTTVPTTTTNGGTTNASTTVPTTSTNGGTTNASTTVPTTTTNGGTTNASTTVPTTSTNGGTTNTLTTVPTTTTNGGTTNTSTTVPITTTNGGTTNASTTVPTTTTNGGTTNASTTVPTTTTNGVVIPPITAPGVPSTTITPIEPSHKPPVKGVQVDVEINIFLQMTGQNFSDNINVSTSDAFLEMQKNLTSPLFKQYSGVSGFVGLDVFRFTILLKEPAKRRKRETEQTLEVGYRVNVEPFNIDLYSNKTFTEIVEKTSNIFNNNPFENFQLTGKQSTTSRMESEIEKQSSTENRDELLCGIGYYLNNSTCTSYCFGFECNNIGQCIIDKYGDPLCRDDIEDISHFRPSSLRRSFYTSADTYAYVYKSPKNEFTNQKEFDNSNDCTNKIYTNTDYMLTEGEVLMSPWYQSTEMFNGKEVRHMRESSMERESLLWR; encoded by the exons atgcgaattgaaaatttcgcgtcagaaaatTCAATtgttg CTATAAATGCATCAACTGCTAAACCTAGTACTGCCTTCAACCATATAGCTACCAACATATCCACTGTCGGACCTACAACTTTACTAAATGGTTTTACTATCAATGCATCTACTACGGTACCAACCACTACATCCAGTCCTGGAGCTACCAATGCATCAACATCTATAACTTCTACTAAATCCAATAGTGGAACTACCAATGCATcgactactgtacctacaacgacaactaatggtggaactacaaatgcatcgactactgtacctacaacgaCAACTAATGGTGGAACAACCAATGCATcgactactgtacctacaacgtcaactaatggtggaactaccaatgcatcgactactgtacctacaacgtcaactaatggtggaactacaaatgcatcgactactgtacctacaacgaCAACTAATGGGGGAACTACAAATGCATcgactactgtacctacaacgaCAACTAATGGTGGAACTACAAATGCATCGACTACTGTAGCTACAACGACAACTAATGGTGGAACTACTAATACATcgactactgtacctacaacgaCAACTAATGGTGGAACTACTAATACATCGACTACAGTACCTACAACGACAACTAATGGTGAAACTACAAATGCATCGACTTCTGTACCTACAACGTCAACTAATGGTGGAACTACAAATGCATcgactactgtacctacaacgaCAACTAATGGTGGAACTACAAATGCATCGACTACAGTACCTACAACGACAACTAATGGTGGAACTACAAATGCATcgactactgtacctacaacgaCAACTAATGGTGGAACTACAAATGCATCGACTACAGTACCTACAACGACAACTAATGGTGGAAGTACAAATGCATcgactactgtacctacaacgtcaactaatggtggaactacaaatgcatcgactactgtacctacaacgaCAACTCATGGTGGAACTACCTATGCATcgactactgtacctacaacgTCGACTAATGGTGGAACTACAAATACATCGACTACTTTACCTACAACGACAACTAGTGGTGGAACTACAAATGCATCGACTGAAGTACCGACAACGACAACTAATGGTGGAACTACCAATACTTCAACTACTGTACCTACAACGTCAACTAATGGGGGAACTACCAATGCATcgactactgtacctacaacgacaactaatggtggaactacaaatgcatcgactactgtacctacaacgacaactaatggtggaactacaaatgcatcgactactgtacctacaacCACAACTAATGGTGGAACTACAAATGCATCTACTACTGTACCTACAACCACAACTAATGGTGGAACTACCAATGCATCTACTACTTTACCTACAACGACAACTAATGATGGAACTACAAATACATCGACTACTGCACCTACAACGACAACTAATGGTGGAACTACTAATACATCTactactgtacctacaacgaCAACTAATGGTGGAACTACAAATGCATCGACTACTTTACCTTCAACTACAACTAATGGTGGAACTACAAATGCATCAactactgtacctacaacgaCAACTAATGGTGGAACTACAAATACATCGACTACTTTACCTACAACGTCGAATAATGGTGGAACTACTAATACATCTactactgtacctacaacgaCAACTAACGGTGGAACTACAAATGCATCGAATACTGTACCTACAACGTCGACTTATGTTGGAACTACCAATGCATcgactactgtacctacaacgacgactaatggtggaactacaaatgcatcgactactgtacctacaacgaCAACTAATGGTGGAACTACAAATGCATCGACTACTGTACTTAAAACGTCGACTAATGGTGGAACTACCAAAGCAAcgactactgtacctacaacgaCAACTAATGATGGAACTACAAATGCATcgactactgtacctacaacgaCAACTAATGTTGGATCTACAAATACATCGAATTCTTTAACTTCAACTACAACTAATGGTGGAACTACAAATGCATcgactactgtacctacaacgaCAACTAAAGGTGGAACTACTAATACATCTactactgtacctacaacgaCAACTAATAGTGGAACTACCAATGCATcgactactgtacctacaacgaCAACTAATGGTGGAACTACCAATACATcgactactgtacctacaacgacaactaatggtggaactacaaatgcatcgactactgtacctacaacgataactaatggtggaactacaaatgcatcgactactgtacctacaacgaCAACTAATGGGGGAACTACAAATTCATTgactactgtacctacaacgaCAACTAATAGTGGAACTACTAATACATCTactactgtacctacaacgaCAACTAATGGTGGAACTACAAATGCATCGGCTACTGTACCTACAACGACAACTAATGGTGGAACTACTAATACATcgactactgtacctacaacgaCAACTAATGGGGGAACTACCAGTACATATACTACTTTACCTACAACGTCGACTAATGTTGGAACTACTAATACATCTTCTACTGTACCTACAACGACAACTAATGGTGGAACTACAAATGCATCTactactgtacctacaacgacaactaatggtggaactacaaatgcatcgactactgtacctacaacgaCAACTAATGATGGAACTACAAATACATcgactactgtacctacaacgaCAACTAATGATGGAACTACAAATACATcgactactgtacctacaacgaCAACTAATGATGGAACTACAAATACATcgactactgtacctacaacgacaactaatggtggaactacaaatacatcgactactgtacctacaacgaCAACTAATGGTGGAACTACAAATACATCGACTACTGTACCTTCAACGACAACTAATGATGGAACTACAAATACATcgactactgtacctacaacgaCAACTAATGATGGAACTACAAATACATcgactactgtacctacaacgacaactaatggtggaactacaaatacatcgactactgtacctacaacgaCAACTAATGGGGGAACTACAAATGCATcgactactgtacctacaacgaCAACTTATGGCGGAACTACAAATGCATcgactactgtacctacaacgaCAACTAATGGGGGAACTACAAATGCATcgactactgtacctacaacgaCAATTAAAGGTGGAATTACAAATACTTCTACTACTTTACCTACAACGACAACTAATGGTGGAACTACTAATACATCTACTACTGTGCCTACAACGACAACTAATGGTGGAACTACAAATACATcgactactgtacctacaacgCCAACTAATGGGGGAACTACAAATGCATCGACTACTGTACCTTCAACGACAATTAAAGGTTTTATTACAAATACTTCTACTACTTTACCTACAACGACAACTAATGGTGGAAACACCAATGCATcgactactgtacctacaacgCCAACTAATGGGGGAACTACAAATGCATCGACTACTGTACCTTCAACGACAATTAAAGGTTTTATTACAAATACTTCTACTACTTTACCTACAACGACAACTAATGGTGGAACTACTAATACATCTACTACTGTACCAACAACGTCGACTAATGGTGGAACTACAAATGCATCGACTACTGTACCTACAATGACAACTATTGCTGGATCTACAAATACATCGACTTCTTTACCTTCAACTACAACTAATGGTGGAACTACAAATGCATCGACGACTGTACCTACAACGTCAACTAATGGTGGAACTACAAATGCATCTactactgtacctacaacgaCAAATAATGGTGGAACTACAAATACATCGACTACTTTACCTACAACGTCGACTAATGGTGGAACTACAAATGCATcgactactgtacctacaacTACAACTAATGGTGGAACTACTAATACATcgactactgtacctacaacgaCAACTAATGGTGGAGCTACAAATACATCGACTACTTTACCTACAACGACAACTAATGGTGGAACTACAAATGCATcgactactgtacctacaacgaCAACTAATGGGGGAACTAACAATGCATcgactactgtacctacaacgacaactaatggtggaactacaaatgcatcgactactgtacctacaacgaCAACTAATGGGGGAACTACCAATGCATcgactactgtacctacaacgaCAGCTAAAGGTGGAATTACAAATACTTCTACTACTTTAACTACAACGACAACTAATGGTGGAACTACTAATACATCTACTACTGTACGTACAACGTCAATTAATGGTGTCACTACAAATGCATcgactactgtacctacaacgaCAACTAATGTTGAATCTACAAATACATCGACTTCTTTACCTTCAACTACAACTAATGGTGGAACTACAAATGCATcgactactgtacctacaacgTCAACTAATGGTGGAACTACCAATGCATCGAATACTGTACTTACAACGACAATTATTGGTGGAACTACAAATGCATCGACTTCTGTACCTAGAACGACAACTAATGGTGGAACTACAAATGCATCAactactgtacctacaacgacaaataatggtggaactacaaatgcatcgactactgtacctacaacTACAACTAATGGTGGAACTACTAATACATCGACTACTGCACCTACAACTACAACTAATGGTGGAACTACTAATACATCGACTACCTTACCTACAACTACAACTAATGGTGGAACTACTAATACATcgactactgtacctacaacgaCAACTAATGGTGGAGCTACAAATGCATcgactactgtacctacaacTACAACTAATGGTGGAACTACTAATACATCTACTACTATACCTACAACGTCGACTAATGGTGAAACTACAAATACATCGACTTCTGTACCTAGAACGACAACTAATGGTGGAACTACCAATGCATcgactactgtacctacaacgaCAACTAATGGTGGAACTACAAATACATCGACTACTGTACCCACAACGTCGACTAATGGCGGAACTACAAATGCATCGACTATTGTACCCACAACTTCAACTAATGGTGAAACTACAAATACATcgactactgtacctacaacttcaactaatggtggaactacaaatgcatcgactactgtacctacaacgaCAATTAATGGTGGAACTACCAATACATcgactactgtacctacaacgTCGACTAATGGTGGAAGTACCAATGCATcgactactgtacctacaacTTCAACTAATGGTGGAAACACCAATGCATcgactactgtacctacaacgaCAACTAATGGTGGAGCTACAAATGCATcgactactgtacctacaacTACAACTAATGGTGGAACTACTAATACATCTACTAATATAACTACAACAACAACTAATAGTGGAACTACTAATACATCTACTACTATACCTACAACGACAACTAATGGTGGAACTACAAATACATcgactactgtacctacaacgCCAACTAATGGTGGAACTACAAATACATCGACTACTGCACCTACAACGACAACTAATGGTGGAACTACTAATACATCTactactgtacctacaacgaCAACTAATGATGGAACTACAAATACATCGACTACTGCACCTACAACGACAACTAACGGTGGAACTACTAATACATCTactactgtacctacaacgaCAACTAATGATGGAACTACAAATACATCGACTACTGTACCTACAGCGACAACTAATGGTGGAACTACAAATACATCGACTACTGTACCTACCACGACAACTAATGATGGAACTACAAATACATcgactactgtacctacaacgaCAACTAACGGTGGAACTACTAATACATCTactactgtacctacaacgaCAACTAATGATGGAACTACAAATACATCGACTACTGCACCTACAACGACAACTAACGGTGGAACTACTAATACATCTactactgtacctacaacgaCAACTAATGATGGAACTACAAATACATCGACTACTGTACCTACAGCGACAACTAACGGTGGAACTACTAATACATCTACTACTGTACCTACCACGACAACTAATGATGGAACTACAAATACATCGACTACTGTACCTACAATGACAACTAATGGTGGAACTACAAATACATCGACTACTGCACCTACAACGACAACTAATGGTGGAACTACTAATACATCTactactgtacctacaacgaCAACTAATGATGGAACTACCAATGCATCGACTATTGTACCCACAACGTTGACTAATGGTGGAACTACCAATGCATcgactactgtacctacaacgTCGACTAATGGTGGAACTACAAATACATCGACTACTGCACCTACAACGTCAACTAATGGTGGAACTACTAATACATCTactactgtacctacaacgaCAACTAATGATGGAACTACAAATACATCGACTACTGCACCTACAACGACAACTAATGGTGGAACTATTAATACATCTACTACTGTACCTACCACGACAACTAATGATGGAACTACAAATACATcgactactgtacctacaacgaCAACTAATAGTGGAACTACAAATACATcgactactgtacctacaacgCCAACTGATGGTGGAACTACTAATACATcgactactgtacctacaacgacaactaatggtggaactacaaatacatcgactactgtacctacaacgaCAACTAATGGTGGAACTACTAATACATCTactactgtacctacaacgaCAACTAATGGTGGAACTACTAATACATCTactactgtacctacaacgaCAACTAATGGTGGAACTACTAATACATcgactactgtacctacaacgaCAATTAATGGTGGAACTACTAATACATCTACTACTGTACCTACAACGTCAACTTATGATGGAACTACCAATGCATcgactactgtacctacaacgTCGACTAATGGTGGAACTACAAATACATCGACTACTGCACCTACAACGTCAACTAATGGGGGAACTACAAATGCATcgactactgtacctacaacgacaactaatggtggaactaccaatgcatcgactactgtacctacaacgTCAACTAATGGTGGAACTACAAATACATCGACTACTGCACCTACAACGACAACTAATGGTGGAACTACAAATGCATcgactactgtacctacaacgaCAACTAATGGTGGAACTACCAATGCATCGACTACTGTACCCACAACTTCAACTAATGGTGGAACTACAAATACATTgactactgtacctacaacgaCAACTAATGGTGGAACTACCAATGCATCGACTACTGTACCCACAACTTCAACTAATGGTGGAACTACAAATACATTgactactgtacctacaac TGGAACTACAAATACATcgactactgtacctacaacgaCAACTAATGATGGAACTACAAATACATcgactactgtacctacaacgaCAACTAATGATGGAACTACAAATACATcgactactgtacctacaacgacaactaatggtggaactacaaatacatcgactactgtacctacaacgaCAACTAATAGTGGAACTACAAATACATCGACTACTGCACCTACAACGACAACTAATGGTGGAACTACTAATACATCTactactgtacctacaacgaCAACTAATGGTGGAACTACTAATACATcgactactgtacctacaacgaCAATTAATGGTGGAACTACTAATACATCTACTACTGTACCTACAACGTCAACTTATGATGGAACTACCAATGCATcgactactgtacctacaacgTCGACTAATGGTGGAACTACAAATACATCGACTACTGCACCTACAACGTCAACTAATGGGGGAACTACAAATGCATcgactactgtacctacaacgaCAACTAATGGTGGAACTACCAATGCATCGACTACTGTACCCACAACTTCAACTAATGGTGGAACTACAAATGCATcgactactgtacctacaacgaCAACTAATGGTGGAACTACCAATGCATCGACTACTGTACCCACAACTTCAACTAATGGTGGAACTACAAATACATTgactactgtacctacaacgaCAACTAATGGTGGAACTACTAATACATCTACTACTGTACCTATCACGACAACTAATGGTGGAACTACAAATGCATcgactactgtacctacaacgacaactaatggtggaactaccaatgcatcgactactgtacctacaacgaCAACTAATGGTGTAGTCATACCTCCTATTACAGCCCCCGGTGTACCGTCAACTACAATAACTCCGATTGAACCATCTCATAAACCTCCAGTTAAAG